In Elusimicrobiota bacterium, the following proteins share a genomic window:
- a CDS encoding HEAT repeat domain-containing protein, producing the protein MKLKNMTGFTVSSVFAFAILAGAQTGTVVSTRTSAQTQAPVHKTKPALKKKPGVQTIQTKPAAVIKKVTSEPAGVKANRGRPPANVVPPTAVATPFDEAVAKLSAAEPGVRRQGADSLSQSRDPRGMPYLIAALKDENAQVRVAAVDGLGMLSAIEAAPQLAEMLTTDKEPTVRQAVAISLSYIMAPTSGPALLKALNDTSTAVKYAAAHTLGAMKYAPAEDQLISMLADTDAGSRRVAIAALGDLQSKKAEQTVIKMLADNDKYIRLEAVRALGNIGDKSALDELKKNLNPNEDPAVRVETALALSKMDDKSGLDTAYEFAKSSDLSLKSQALNVIGNIGDEHSLGFIEEMFAAEKDPTSKGMLDFIRQRLIARLTPPAK; encoded by the coding sequence ATGAAACTTAAAAATATGACAGGTTTTACAGTATCATCTGTTTTCGCTTTTGCGATTTTGGCCGGCGCTCAGACAGGGACTGTGGTCTCCACACGGACCTCCGCGCAGACGCAGGCGCCTGTTCATAAGACAAAACCGGCTCTGAAAAAAAAACCCGGCGTTCAAACGATCCAGACTAAACCGGCCGCTGTCATAAAAAAAGTTACAAGCGAACCGGCCGGCGTAAAAGCGAACAGGGGCAGGCCGCCTGCCAATGTCGTTCCTCCTACGGCCGTTGCAACCCCTTTTGACGAGGCGGTGGCAAAGCTTAGCGCCGCGGAACCGGGCGTTCGCCGCCAGGGGGCTGATTCTCTGTCGCAGAGCCGGGACCCGAGGGGTATGCCGTATCTTATAGCCGCGCTGAAAGATGAAAACGCACAGGTCAGGGTAGCCGCCGTGGACGGCCTTGGAATGCTTTCCGCGATCGAGGCCGCGCCGCAGCTTGCCGAGATGCTCACTACCGATAAAGAGCCCACCGTCAGACAGGCCGTGGCCATTTCACTTTCTTACATAATGGCCCCTACCTCAGGTCCGGCGCTCTTAAAGGCGCTTAACGACACCTCCACAGCGGTAAAATATGCGGCAGCGCACACTCTGGGAGCCATGAAATACGCCCCGGCCGAAGACCAACTGATTTCCATGCTTGCCGACACTGACGCCGGTTCGCGCAGGGTGGCAATAGCCGCTTTGGGAGACTTGCAGTCAAAGAAGGCGGAGCAGACCGTGATAAAGATGCTGGCGGATAATGATAAATATATCCGGTTGGAAGCTGTGCGCGCGTTGGGAAATATCGGAGATAAATCAGCGCTTGATGAGTTGAAAAAAAATCTTAACCCTAACGAAGATCCGGCTGTGCGCGTGGAAACGGCGCTTGCGCTTTCAAAAATGGACGACAAAAGCGGCCTTGATACCGCTTACGAATTCGCCAAATCGTCCGACCTGAGCCTGAAAAGTCAGGCGCTGAACGTGATAGGCAATATAGGCGACGAGCACAGCCTGGGCTTTATTGAGGAAATGTTTGCGGCTGAAAAGGATCCGACAAGCAAGGGTATGCTTGATTTTATCCGTCAGCGTCTTATAGCCAGGCTTACTCCGCCGGCCAAGTAG